Genomic segment of Limnohabitans sp. INBF002:
ATAACGAGGGGCTCGGGGCTCGGAGCTCGACCTGACCCAAATTAACTTTTGGGAGATTGCCAAAGGTAGGCCATTGGCCTACACTTGCCATGAATTTCGAATGGGATGAAGCCAAAAGCGATGCTTGTTTTGACGAACGCGGTTTTGACTTTGCCTATGCGGCCCAAGCTTTCTTCGACCCGAAGCGCCTCATCCGCGCAGACCTGCGGCACAGCTACGGTGAAGAACGCTTTCAGTTGCTAGGCGCAATCGACTTGCGGATATTTGTGGTGGTCTATACACCTCGCCCGCAAGCCACACGCATCATCTCAGCTCGTAAAGCCAATGCACGAGAGGTCAAGCACTATGAAAACGGTACGCATGAAGATTGAACCCAACACCCCCAGCACCAAACGCATGGGTCGGGTGAACACGGCCAAGCTTGACGCCACCACAGAAACTCAAATCGCACAGCACGCGGCACAAGACGATGCAGCAGCCATGCAAGACGCTGCCAAATTTGCACGCCGCGTACGCCGCCGCTTGGGCTTTAGCCAAGCCGAATTTGCCACGCGTATTGATGTGTCGTTAGAAACCATCCGCAACTGGGAACAAGGCAAGCGCAGCCCAACGGGTGCAGCCAAGGCCTTGCTCAAAGTGTTGGACAAAGCACCAGAGGCAGCGCTGGCGGCGTTGCATTAAATCAATAACTCAACTGCTGCCAAGCCTTATCCAGTCGCTTCACACTCACCGGCTGAGGCGTGCGCAGCTCTTGCGCGAAGAAGCTCACACGCAGCTCTTCCAATAGCCACCTGAACTCTTGCATGCGCGCATCGGTCACGCCTTTGCGCTCGGCCACCAAGCGCCAATACTTTTGCTCCAGCGGTTTGAGTTCGGCCAGTTTGGCGGCATCGCGTGCGGGGTCGGCGCGCAGTTTGTCGAGGCGTAGCACCACGGCTTTGAGGTAGCGGGCAAAGTGTTGCAGCTGGCTAAATGGCGTGTCGGTGATGAAGCGTTTGCCCACCAAGCGCTGCAGTTGCTGAGCGGCGTCGGCCACGCTGTCGGGACTGGTTTTGGTGTCTTTGACTTTGCGGTTGGCAGCGGCAAATTCGGTCAGCACGGTGGCGGCCAAACGGGCTACTTCGTTGGCAATCAATGTCAATCGGCCTCGGCCTTCGTCGAGACGGCGTTTGAAATCGGCCTCGCTTGTTGGAAGTGGGTCGAGCAAGAAGGCGCGATCCAAAGCCACATCCAAAATTTGCTGTTTCAGTTCTTCGGCGGTGCCGCCGCCTGAGCCGTCAGGCGACTTGCCGACCATCATGTACGCGACCGACATTTTTTGCAGGTCGGGTAAGTTTTTCTCCAAGTACTTGAGCGCGTCTTTGATCTGCATGGCAAACAAGCGGCGCAGGCCCGCACGGTGTTTGGTCGCGGCCACTTCGGGCTCGTCAAACACCTCGATGCACACGGCGTCGCCCACATCCACCAAGGCCGGAAAGCCAATGAGGGTTTGGTTGCCTTTGGTGATCTCCATCAACTCGGGCAGCTCGCCAAAAGTCCAGCTGGTGTAACGCTGAGCAGCAGACGCAGCAACAGACGCCACACGACCAGAAGGTGTTGGCTGATGGGGAGCCGCGGGTGACGATTTCTGTGAGGCATGAGGAACCCGCGGCTCCCCATCAGCCAACGCCGCAGCTCCGTCAACGCCCGCACCAACGCCAGCACTCAAAGTACCCACACCTTTCAAAGCCGCCAACGCCTGAAACGCACCACGCGCTTGGCTGCCCAACTCGGCTTTCAACGCGCCCAAGTTGCGACCGTGGCCCAACTGGCGCCCGTGTTCGTCCACCACCCGAAAGTTCATGAACAGGTGCTGGGCCAGCATGTCGAGCTTGAAGTCGGCGCGCTTCACGTCCACTTGGGTGGCATCGCGCACCAGCTTGAGCAAGGCATCCACCAACGGCCCAGAACCAAACACCACGTCAGCCGACAAAGCCTCGGTCAAGCGGGCGGCGCTGTCAGGCAACGGCACCAAACGCGAGCGAGGGCGTTGGTGCAAGGTTTTGAGTAAGGCGTGAATTTTTTGGTTCAGCATGCCCGGCACCAACCACTCGGCGCGTTCTTCGCTGACTTGGTTCAGCACAAACAGCGGCACGGTCACGGTCAGGCCGTCTTTGGCGTCGCCGGGTTCGTGCAAATAATCGGCCGCGCAGTCCACACCGCCCATACGCAGCGTCTTCGGAAACGCTTGCGTGGTGATGCCCGCGGCTTGGTGGCGCATCAGCTCTTCGCGACTGAGGTGCAGCAGCTTGGGCTGGCGTTTCACCTCGTCGCGGTACCAGCTTTCCAGCGTCACCAAGCCGCACACGTCGGCGGGCAACTGCTGGTCGTAAAAGGCGTAAATCAGCGCGTCGTCCACCAACACGTCTTGGCGGCGCGACTTGTGTTCTAGCTCTTCCACTTGCGCGATGAGCTTTTGGTTGGCAGCCAAGAACGGCAGCTTGGTGTCAAGCTCGCCCGCCACCAAAGCTTCGCGGATGAAGATTTCGCGTGCGCCGGCCAAGTCCACTTTGCTGTAACTGACGCGGCGGCCGTTGTAGACCACCAAGCCG
This window contains:
- a CDS encoding BrnT family toxin, coding for MNFEWDEAKSDACFDERGFDFAYAAQAFFDPKRLIRADLRHSYGEERFQLLGAIDLRIFVVVYTPRPQATRIISARKANAREVKHYENGTHED
- a CDS encoding helix-turn-helix domain-containing protein; its protein translation is MKTVRMKIEPNTPSTKRMGRVNTAKLDATTETQIAQHAAQDDAAAMQDAAKFARRVRRRLGFSQAEFATRIDVSLETIRNWEQGKRSPTGAAKALLKVLDKAPEAALAALH